In Drosophila suzukii chromosome Y, CBGP_Dsuzu_IsoJpt1.0, whole genome shotgun sequence, the following proteins share a genomic window:
- the LOC139353749 gene encoding uncharacterized protein, with protein sequence MVHFVPRLRSDQSLKYASTIQEYFDLKQIKEVKDDSLTTKMRVVYDASCKTSNGRSALQNDLGGVILNWRLHRYVFVADITKMYRCIDMHEEDAQYQRIFWRDEKGLIKEYLLTTGTFGTASAPFTAIRVIHQIASDERERYPLAVHVLKKEIYVDDVQTGHETIDGALKIRNDVIAALQSAGMELKKWASNHPDILESIPTTDLSNSSIFEIDNKDSIKTLGLYWHPNKDGFGFNLKFSLNPIFTKRSILSTVARLFDPLGYLAPVIIAAKILLKEVWSFRIEDEPPASLDWDDPLPDQLAERWRQLIQELPDIEEIHIPRWLGFDLRHVSTLQLHMFCDGSSMAYAACAYLRASCTDGSVQVNLLAARSRVTPVKPLTIPRVELSGALLCTQLADWIVNQLQASHHTIYVHYWSDAMIVLYWISGDPRRWKTFVSNRIGAILEASSPSQWRHVLTQENPADCATRGLTPSQLKHHTLWWNGPHWLHLSEEHWPVNPVQSPKSELISGEQSLKHIGAHISYVKRII encoded by the exons ATGGTGCATTTTGTACCGCGTCTGCGCTCCGACCAGAGTCTGAAGTATGCTAGCACTATTCAAGAGTACTTTGATCTAAAGCAGATAAAAGAGGTAAAAG ACGACAGTTTAACTACAAAGATGCGCGTCGTATACGACGCTTCGTGCAAAACGTCTAACGGGAGGTCCGCCCTACAAAACGATCTTGGAGGAGTTATACTCAACTGGCGACTCCATCGGTATGTCTTCGTGGCCGATATAACGAAAATGTATCGCTGCATAGATATGCATGAAGAAGATGCCCAGTATCAGCGAATTTTCTGGCGCGATGAAAAGGGACTCATCAAGGAATATTTGTTGACTACAGGAACGTTTGGCACTGCCTCGGCACCCTTCACAGCGATTCGAGTCATACATCAGATTGCGTCCGACGAGCGCGAACGCTATCCTCTGGCCGTGCATgtccttaaaaaagaaatctatGTGGACGATGTTCAAACAGGACACGAGACCATCGACGGAGCTCTAAAAATTCGCAATGATGTCATCGCAGCTCTGCAATCAGCAGGCATGGAGCTCAAGAAGTGGGCATCCAACCATCCAGATATCTTAGAAAGCATCCCAACTACAGATCTCTCTAACAGTAGCATTTTTGAGATAGACAATAAGGACTCCATTAAAACTTTAGGGTTGTATTGGCATCCAAACAAAGatggttttggttttaatcttaAGTTTTCTCTCAATCCTATATTCACCAAACGTTCTATACTATCCACAGTAGCACGCTTATTCGATCCGTTGGGATACCTGGCACCAGTGATCATCGCTGCGAAAATCCTGTTGAAGGAAGTTTGGAGTTTTCGTATCGAGGATGAGCCCCCCGCATCATTAGATTGGGACGACCCATTGCCAGATCAACTCGCCGAGCGGTGGCGACAGCTCATTCAAGAGCTCCCCGACATTGAAGAGATACACATCCCTCGGTGGTTAGGCTTCGATTTAAGGCATGTCTCGACGTTGCAACTACACATGTTTTGTGATGGATCATCCATGGCGTATGCAGCATGCGCTTATCTTCGAGCTAGTTGTACGGATGGTTCCGTGCAGGTTAACTTATTAGCCGCCCGCAGTCGAGTCACACCTGTTAAGCCGCTAACAATTCCGAGAGTTGAGTTATCCGGAGCCCTGCTGTGTACACAATTAGCCGATTGGATTGTCAATCAACTTCAAGCATCACATCACACCATATACGTACACTACTGGTCGGATGCAATGATAGTGCTGTATTGGATCAGCGGTGACCCTAGGCGTTGGAAGACATTTGTGTcgaatagaattggagcaatCCTGGAGGCAAGCTCGCCATCGCAGTGGAGACATGTTCTTACGCAAGAAAACCCAGCAGATTGTGCTACACGCGGACTCACCCCTTCCCAGCTGAAACACCACACGCTTTGGTGGAACGGACCACATTGGCTGCATCTTTCAGAGGAGCATTGGCCTGTCAATCCAGTTCAGTCCCCAAAATCAGAACTTATTTCAGGAGAGCAATCCTTAAAGCACATCGGAGCCCACATTT CCTACGTCAAACgaataatttag
- the LOC139353750 gene encoding uncharacterized protein, producing the protein MKRNVLSEEALPTKREVLQVLMSIFDPLGFLSCYTIGLKMLLQEIWRTGIGWDDNLPGPQLSFWTKWKDLLPQATTIQVPRHYSPLLRMAYFIELHTFVDAWEYVYAAVCYFGIGKGDDITVSLIAAKSKVAPHKPLSIPRMELLAAVIGALCPTKCGALAT; encoded by the coding sequence ATGAAAAGAAACGTCCTGTCGGAAGAAGCCTTGCCAACCAAACGCGAGGTACTGCAAGTGTTGATGTCCATATTTGATCCATTGGGATTCTTGTCCTGCTACACTATTGGCCTCAAAATGCTTCTTCAGGAAATTTGGCGCACAGGCATAGGCTGGGACGACAACTTACCAGGACCTCAGCTGAGTTTTTGGACGAAATGGAAAGACTTGCTACCCCAAGCTACAACTATTCAAGTACCGCGTCATTACTCGCCCTTACTTCGTATGGCATATTTTATTGAACTGCATACTTTCGTGGACGCCTGGGAGTACGTATATGCCGCCGTGTGTTACTTTGGGATAGGAAAAGGAGATGACATCACTGTCTCACTGATCGCAGCAAAAAGTAAAGTGGCTCCCCACAAGCCACTTTCCATACCCCGCATGGAACTACTTGCTGCTGTAATCGGTGCACTCTGTCCTACAAAGTGCGGAGCACTCGCAACATAA